One genomic segment of Candidatus Latescibacterota bacterium includes these proteins:
- a CDS encoding quinol:cytochrome C oxidoreductase, producing MGAHRRPPLLDIQQENRHLGDWGRRTLRIAAVLAVLGLAASLALGAGAGDGWQRFGQSYLLNFAYFLSLSLGALFFVLIQHVTGATWSVVVRRLAEAIATNLPWLGLLAIPILLMMGKLYHWTDAAHVAHDPLLQGKAPYLNKTFFMIRMAVYFLVWTWLSRYYYTRSTRQDASGDIAHTHAMQRLSGPGLVIFAITSTFAAVDLLMSLEPHWFSTIFGVYYFAGSAVGCFALLALWARLLQRGKILSRAITREHYHDLGKLVFAFIVFWAYIAFSQYMLIWYANVPEETVWYLARQTGQWTAVSVLLLFGHFFAPFLGLLSRYPKRQMLLLMPGALWVLFMHWVDLYWLVMPTFSPERVPLHWLDLTLFVGLGGLSVSLVMLRLRSVAVVPERDPRLAASLEFENA from the coding sequence ATGGGAGCTCACAGAAGGCCGCCGCTGCTGGACATCCAGCAAGAGAACCGCCACCTCGGCGACTGGGGCCGCCGCACGCTGCGCATCGCGGCCGTGCTGGCCGTGCTGGGCCTGGCGGCGAGCCTGGCCCTGGGCGCGGGCGCCGGCGACGGCTGGCAGCGCTTCGGCCAGTCCTATCTGCTGAACTTCGCCTACTTCCTCAGCCTGTCGCTCGGCGCGCTCTTCTTCGTGCTGATCCAGCACGTCACGGGCGCCACCTGGAGCGTCGTCGTGCGGCGCCTGGCCGAGGCCATCGCCACGAACCTGCCCTGGCTGGGGCTGCTGGCGATTCCCATCCTCCTGATGATGGGCAAGCTCTACCACTGGACCGACGCGGCGCACGTCGCCCACGACCCGCTGCTGCAGGGCAAGGCGCCCTACCTGAACAAGACCTTCTTCATGATCCGCATGGCGGTCTACTTCCTGGTCTGGACCTGGCTGTCGCGCTACTACTACACGCGCTCGACGCGGCAGGATGCGAGCGGCGACATCGCCCACACCCACGCCATGCAGCGCCTGAGCGGGCCGGGCCTCGTGATCTTCGCGATCACCAGCACCTTCGCGGCCGTGGATCTGCTGATGAGCCTGGAGCCGCACTGGTTCAGCACGATCTTCGGCGTCTACTACTTCGCGGGCAGCGCCGTGGGCTGCTTCGCGCTGCTGGCGCTCTGGGCGCGCCTGCTGCAGCGCGGCAAGATCCTGAGCCGCGCGATCACGCGCGAGCACTACCACGACCTGGGCAAGCTGGTGTTCGCGTTCATCGTCTTCTGGGCCTACATCGCCTTCTCGCAGTACATGCTCATCTGGTACGCCAACGTGCCCGAGGAGACGGTGTGGTACCTGGCGCGGCAGACGGGCCAGTGGACCGCCGTCTCCGTGCTCCTGCTCTTCGGACACTTCTTCGCGCCCTTCCTCGGCCTGCTCTCGCGCTACCCCAAGCGCCAGATGCTGCTGCTCATGCCGGGCGCGCTCTGGGTGCTCTTCATGCACTGGGTGGATCTCTACTGGCTCGTGATGCCCACGTTCAGCCCCGAGCGCGTGCCGCTGCACTGGCTGGACCTGACCCTCTTCGTCGGCCTGGGCGGGCTGTCCGTCTCGCTCGTGATGCTGCGCCTGCGCAGCGTGGCCGTGGTGCCGGAGCGCGACCCGCGCCTGGCCGCGTCGCTGGAGTTCGAGAATGCCTGA
- a CDS encoding SCO family protein: MSVRIGMTRLARAALLAAALVLVAGALGQPVRALESAEQELPELEGLGIFHQGGAQVPLELAFTDEDGNPATLGQYIDGSKPVILTLVYYNCPMLCNILLDQFVKGLDELDWTPGQEFSVVTVSIDPRDDAAGSAKKKAHQIENYGRPSAAAGWHFLTGDDATIHRLADSVGFKYAYDEASGQYRHAAGIFVLTPDGKVSQTLLGLEFPAKDLRLALVEASAGEIGNALDRALLFCFHYDATEGRYAVAAMNLMRLGGGVTVAVLGLWLFTVWRRDRRRRRVLAEGTHS; the protein is encoded by the coding sequence TTGAGCGTTCGCATCGGCATGACGCGCCTCGCGCGCGCGGCGCTCCTGGCGGCGGCCCTCGTCCTCGTGGCGGGCGCGCTCGGGCAGCCCGTGCGGGCGCTGGAGTCGGCGGAGCAGGAGCTGCCGGAGCTGGAGGGCCTCGGCATCTTCCACCAGGGCGGCGCCCAGGTGCCGCTGGAGCTGGCCTTCACCGACGAGGACGGCAACCCGGCGACGCTGGGCCAGTACATCGACGGCTCGAAGCCCGTCATCCTGACGCTCGTCTATTACAACTGCCCGATGCTCTGCAACATCCTGCTGGACCAGTTCGTCAAGGGTCTGGACGAGCTGGACTGGACGCCGGGGCAGGAGTTCAGCGTCGTGACGGTGAGCATCGACCCGCGGGACGACGCCGCCGGCTCGGCCAAGAAGAAGGCCCACCAGATCGAGAACTACGGCAGGCCCTCGGCGGCGGCCGGCTGGCACTTCCTCACCGGTGACGACGCCACCATCCACCGCCTGGCCGACAGCGTGGGCTTCAAGTACGCCTACGACGAGGCCAGCGGGCAGTACCGTCACGCGGCGGGCATCTTCGTGCTCACGCCGGACGGCAAGGTGAGCCAGACCCTGCTGGGCCTGGAGTTTCCCGCCAAGGACCTGCGACTGGCCCTGGTGGAGGCGTCCGCCGGCGAGATCGGCAACGCCCTGGACCGGGCCCTGCTCTTCTGCTTCCATTACGACGCCACGGAAGGGCGCTATGCCGTGGCGGCCATGAACCTGATGCGCCTGGGCGGCGGCGTGACCGTGGCCGTGCTGGGCCTGTGGCTGTTCACCGTCTGGCGGCGCGATCGCCGGCGCCGGCGGGTGCTAGCAGAGGGAACCCACTCTTGA
- the coxB gene encoding cytochrome c oxidase subunit II: MLAQAAGSFWMPRQGTALAGEVDSIFDFILWLSLFFFTLIVGLMIVFIVRYRQRRRDELPETSPSHNTALELTWTLVPVALVVVIFTVGFRGYLRLTVTPTDSYEVLVTAQKWNWQFTYPNGYSDPELHVPAGKPVRLVMSSQDVIHSFFVPDFRVKRDVVPGRYSKVWFEADEPGEHAILCAEFCGTGHSDMLSKVIVQPQAEFDAWLDNAGGFLDKLPPAEAGERVTRSLGCNVCHSSDGRRLAGPTYKGLFGHEVKLRDGSTVIADEDYIRNSILDPQGQVVEGFDPVMPTFQGRINDKEITVIIAYIKSLSE; the protein is encoded by the coding sequence ATGCTGGCGCAGGCGGCCGGCTCCTTCTGGATGCCGCGCCAGGGGACCGCCCTCGCGGGTGAAGTGGACAGCATCTTCGACTTCATCCTCTGGCTCAGCCTCTTCTTCTTCACGCTGATCGTCGGCCTGATGATCGTCTTCATCGTGCGCTACCGGCAGCGTCGGCGCGACGAGCTGCCGGAGACCTCGCCGAGCCACAACACCGCGCTCGAGCTCACCTGGACGCTGGTGCCGGTGGCGCTGGTGGTGGTGATCTTCACCGTCGGCTTCCGCGGCTACCTGCGCCTCACGGTGACGCCCACCGACTCCTACGAGGTGCTGGTGACGGCCCAGAAGTGGAACTGGCAGTTCACCTATCCGAACGGGTACAGCGACCCCGAGCTGCACGTCCCCGCCGGCAAGCCGGTGCGCCTGGTGATGAGCTCGCAGGACGTCATCCACAGCTTCTTCGTGCCGGACTTCCGCGTGAAGCGCGACGTGGTGCCCGGCCGCTACAGCAAGGTCTGGTTCGAGGCCGACGAGCCCGGCGAGCACGCGATTCTCTGCGCCGAGTTCTGCGGCACCGGGCACTCGGACATGCTGTCCAAGGTGATCGTGCAGCCGCAGGCGGAGTTCGACGCCTGGCTCGACAACGCCGGCGGCTTCCTGGACAAGCTGCCCCCGGCCGAGGCCGGCGAGCGCGTGACGCGCAGCCTGGGCTGCAACGTCTGCCACAGCAGCGATGGCCGGCGCCTGGCCGGGCCCACCTACAAGGGTCTCTTCGGCCACGAGGTGAAGCTTCGCGACGGCAGCACGGTCATCGCGGACGAGGACTACATCCGCAACTCCATCCTCGACCCTCAGGGCCAGGTGGTGGAGGGCTTCGATCCGGTGATGCCCACCTTCCAGGGGCGCATCAACGACAAGGAGATCACCGTGATCATCGCCTACATCAAGTCACTGAGCGAGTAG
- the ctaD gene encoding cytochrome c oxidase subunit I, with protein sequence MSSIASSASDNYLTHGHGLKSWLTTLDHKRIGVLYLISVLTSFFLGGLFAILVRTELLTPGHTIMNADSYNQSFTLHGAIMIFLFIIPSIPAAFGNFVLPVMLGAKDVAFPRLNLASWYLYVIGAVFALVSILAGGVDTGWTFYTPYSTSASGAVVWLTMGAFILGFSSIFTGLNFIVTVHKLRPKWMGWFKMPLFLWSLYATAIIQVLATPVLGITLVLLVLERSFGIGIFDPALGGDPVLYQHFFWFYSHPAVYIMILPAMGIISELVSVFSRKHIFGYRFIAYSSIAIAIFGFLVWGHHMFTSGQSSLANMIFSALTFSVSIPSAIKVFNWLTTMYKGSLRLDTPMLYVLNFLFLFTIGGLTGLFLGTLATDVHLHDTYFVVAHFHYVMMGGTVIAFLGGLHYWWPKMFGRMYNETWGRIAAVMIFIGFNVTFFTQFVMGSKGMPRRYYNYPPEYEIYHQISTAGSYILAIGFVIIAVYLIGSLFKGRRAPANPWGANTMEWQCASPPPYYNFKDVPAEHDPYDFSHLRYDASIDGYVPVDGASSS encoded by the coding sequence ATGAGCAGCATCGCAAGCAGCGCGAGCGACAACTACCTGACCCACGGCCACGGGCTGAAGTCCTGGCTGACCACGCTGGACCACAAGCGCATCGGCGTGCTCTACCTGATCTCGGTGCTGACCAGCTTCTTCCTGGGCGGCCTCTTCGCGATCCTGGTGCGCACCGAGTTGCTGACGCCCGGCCACACGATCATGAACGCGGACAGCTACAACCAGTCCTTCACGCTGCACGGCGCGATCATGATCTTCCTGTTCATCATCCCCAGCATCCCGGCCGCTTTCGGCAACTTCGTGCTGCCGGTGATGCTCGGCGCCAAGGACGTCGCCTTCCCGCGCCTGAACCTCGCGAGCTGGTACCTCTACGTGATCGGGGCGGTCTTCGCGCTGGTCTCGATCCTCGCGGGCGGCGTGGACACGGGCTGGACCTTCTACACGCCCTACAGCACCTCCGCCAGCGGGGCCGTGGTCTGGCTCACGATGGGCGCCTTCATCCTCGGCTTCAGCTCCATCTTCACCGGGCTGAACTTCATCGTCACCGTGCACAAGCTGCGGCCGAAGTGGATGGGCTGGTTCAAGATGCCGCTCTTCCTCTGGTCGCTCTACGCCACGGCGATCATCCAGGTGCTGGCGACGCCGGTGCTGGGCATCACGCTGGTGCTGCTGGTGCTGGAGCGCAGCTTCGGCATCGGCATCTTCGACCCGGCCCTCGGCGGCGATCCGGTGCTCTACCAGCACTTCTTCTGGTTCTACTCGCACCCGGCCGTCTACATCATGATCCTGCCGGCCATGGGCATCATCTCCGAGCTGGTGTCGGTGTTCAGCCGCAAGCACATCTTCGGCTACCGCTTCATCGCCTACTCGAGCATCGCCATCGCGATCTTCGGCTTCCTCGTGTGGGGCCACCACATGTTCACCAGCGGTCAGTCCAGCCTGGCGAACATGATCTTCAGCGCGCTGACCTTCAGCGTGTCGATCCCCTCGGCGATCAAGGTGTTCAACTGGCTGACGACCATGTACAAGGGCAGCCTGCGCCTGGACACGCCGATGCTCTACGTCCTCAACTTCCTCTTCCTGTTCACGATCGGCGGCCTGACGGGACTCTTCCTGGGCACGCTGGCCACGGACGTCCACCTGCACGACACCTATTTCGTGGTGGCGCACTTCCACTACGTCATGATGGGCGGCACGGTGATCGCCTTCCTCGGCGGCCTGCACTACTGGTGGCCGAAGATGTTCGGCCGCATGTACAACGAGACCTGGGGCCGCATCGCCGCGGTGATGATCTTCATCGGCTTCAACGTGACCTTCTTCACCCAGTTCGTGATGGGCAGCAAGGGCATGCCGCGGCGCTACTACAACTACCCGCCCGAGTACGAGATCTACCACCAGATCTCGACGGCCGGCTCCTACATCCTGGCGATCGGCTTCGTGATCATCGCGGTCTACCTGATCGGCTCGCTCTTCAAGGGCCGCCGCGCGCCGGCCAATCCCTGGGGCGCGAACACGATGGAGTGGCAGTGCGCGTCGCCGCCGCCCTACTACAACTTCAAGGACGTGCCCGCCGAGCACGATCCCTACGACTTCAGCCACCTGCGCTACGACGCGTCCATCGACGGCTACGTGCCCGTCGACGGCGCGTCCTCGAGCTAG
- a CDS encoding cytochrome c oxidase subunit 3, protein MWLFLATEILLFGGLFCAYAVYRANHPEIFVYAHHFLDKTLGGINTVVLICSSLTMAMAVRTAQLGQRRRTVLLLAVTLLCALGFLSIKYVEYKAKWEHGLLWGRHYAPAMHEAEADAHAAPAIPAPPVASGDGSTSSLVPPAADAPGGLAPEALAQSPRDEATPAAAPHDAEGLPTHDANAPKNVQTFFSIYFAMTGLHAIHVIAGMIAIFWVLLRTRRGEFGPDYYTPVDLVGLYWHLVDLIWIYLFPLLYLIK, encoded by the coding sequence ATGTGGCTCTTCCTGGCCACCGAGATCCTGCTCTTCGGCGGGCTGTTCTGCGCCTACGCGGTGTACCGGGCGAACCATCCGGAGATCTTCGTCTACGCGCACCACTTCCTGGACAAGACCCTGGGCGGCATCAACACCGTGGTGCTGATCTGCAGCAGCCTGACCATGGCCATGGCCGTGCGCACGGCGCAGCTCGGGCAGCGCAGGCGCACCGTGTTGCTGCTCGCGGTCACGCTGCTCTGCGCGCTGGGCTTCCTGAGCATCAAGTACGTGGAGTACAAGGCCAAGTGGGAGCACGGGCTGCTCTGGGGCAGGCACTACGCGCCGGCGATGCACGAGGCCGAGGCCGACGCCCACGCCGCCCCGGCGATCCCCGCGCCGCCCGTGGCCAGCGGCGACGGCAGCACGTCCAGCCTGGTCCCGCCCGCGGCCGACGCGCCCGGCGGCCTGGCGCCCGAGGCGCTGGCCCAGTCTCCCCGCGACGAGGCGACGCCCGCCGCGGCCCCGCACGACGCCGAGGGCCTGCCCACGCACGACGCCAACGCGCCGAAGAACGTGCAGACCTTCTTCTCGATCTACTTCGCGATGACCGGCCTCCACGCCATCCACGTGATCGCCGGCATGATCGCGATCTTCTGGGTCCTGCTGCGCACGCGGCGCGGCGAGTTCGGCCCGGACTACTACACGCCGGTCGACCTGGTGGGCCTCTACTGGCACCTGGTGGACCTGATCTGGATCTATCTCTTCCCGCTGCTCTACCTGATCAAGTAG
- a CDS encoding cytochrome C oxidase subunit IV family protein has translation MTHGDHAHDAPHVVPLKVLLGVWAALLFFTFVTVAVTWINLGPLSLPVAIGIATVKAMLVALFFMHLKYDRPFNAVVLVSSIFFVLLFVGLALLDTLHYRDDLIPGYSPAMPKTEAAADVAATATAAETAPAEAPASH, from the coding sequence ATGACTCACGGCGATCACGCTCACGACGCTCCGCACGTGGTGCCGCTGAAGGTGCTGCTCGGGGTCTGGGCTGCCCTGCTGTTCTTCACCTTCGTCACCGTGGCCGTGACCTGGATCAATCTCGGCCCCCTCAGCCTGCCGGTGGCCATCGGCATCGCCACGGTGAAGGCCATGCTGGTCGCGCTCTTCTTCATGCACCTCAAGTACGACCGGCCCTTCAACGCCGTGGTGCTGGTCTCGTCGATTTTCTTCGTGCTGCTCTTCGTGGGTCTCGCGCTGCTCGACACCCTGCACTATCGCGACGACCTGATCCCCGGCTACTCCCCGGCCATGCCCAAGACCGAGGCCGCCGCCGACGTGGCGGCCACCGCCACCGCCGCCGAGACCGCGCCCGCCGAGGCCCCCGCCTCGCACTGA
- a CDS encoding DUF3179 domain-containing protein produces MILGRRNAWLFAVAFLLGMLALSWQLNQRRAFEAGGLRGDGKHLETYGFELSDLAIPRSEIVPSGVPRDGLPALSHPPRLDAAGLAALNAKGREPFLMGSDRVLGVAANGAACAYPVSILNWHEVVNDTLGGEALLVTWNPLCGAACAYASEGVAFGVSGLFYNSNLLLYDRGTPSDSTQAASLWSQLTGRALAGPAAARGDSLARVPVALTRWDDWLARHPGTAVLEPSEEGLARKYRRRPYVSYLGSDRLQYPARPLPDEEATGLSLKSPVLSVWTGGERRLYPLAWIAARADADGRWQDTLAGRALAFRVWPGDPPVATVTSPDGAPVTCAEAFWFAWYSQEPLATRWLAGEPTP; encoded by the coding sequence ATGATCCTCGGCCGGCGCAACGCCTGGCTCTTCGCCGTCGCGTTCCTCCTCGGCATGCTGGCGCTCTCCTGGCAGCTGAACCAGCGCCGGGCCTTCGAGGCCGGCGGCCTGCGCGGCGACGGCAAGCACCTCGAGACCTACGGCTTCGAGCTGAGCGACCTGGCCATCCCGCGCAGCGAGATCGTCCCCTCGGGCGTCCCGCGCGACGGCCTGCCCGCCCTGTCCCATCCCCCGCGCCTGGACGCCGCCGGACTCGCGGCGCTCAACGCCAAGGGCCGCGAGCCCTTCCTGATGGGGAGCGACCGCGTGCTGGGTGTCGCGGCGAACGGCGCGGCCTGTGCCTACCCCGTGTCCATCCTCAACTGGCACGAGGTGGTGAACGACACGCTGGGCGGCGAGGCGCTGCTCGTCACCTGGAATCCCCTCTGCGGGGCGGCCTGCGCGTATGCGTCGGAGGGCGTGGCGTTCGGGGTGAGCGGGCTCTTCTACAACTCGAACCTGCTGCTCTACGACCGCGGCACGCCGTCCGACAGCACGCAGGCGGCGAGCCTCTGGAGCCAGCTCACGGGACGGGCGCTCGCCGGGCCCGCCGCCGCGCGCGGCGACAGCCTGGCGCGTGTGCCCGTCGCCCTGACGCGCTGGGACGACTGGCTGGCCCGGCACCCCGGCACGGCCGTGCTGGAGCCCTCGGAGGAGGGGCTGGCCCGCAAGTACCGGCGGCGGCCCTACGTCAGCTACCTGGGTTCGGACCGCCTGCAGTACCCCGCGCGGCCGCTCCCCGACGAGGAGGCGACGGGCCTCTCGCTCAAGAGCCCGGTGCTGTCGGTGTGGACCGGCGGCGAGCGGCGGCTCTATCCCCTGGCCTGGATCGCCGCGCGCGCCGATGCGGACGGCCGCTGGCAGGACACCCTGGCGGGGCGCGCGCTGGCCTTCCGGGTCTGGCCCGGCGATCCGCCCGTGGCCACGGTCACGTCGCCGGACGGCGCGCCGGTGACCTGCGCCGAGGCGTTCTGGTTCGCGTGGTATTCGCAGGAGCCCCTGGCCACGCGCTGGCTGGCGGGCGAACCCACCCCCTAG
- the cyoE gene encoding protoheme IX farnesyltransferase — MAHSSTTPRPLDALRARLGLYAALSKARLSTLVLATTAAAYLLARRGPLDLPELAATLLGTLLCAFSANAFNQVWERRRDARMERTKLRPLPSGRLGVGHAATVATLQLVLGQALLLGGTNPLTAGLALSTVLLYVLVYTPLKPRSTLNTLVGAICGALPPVLGWTAATGRLAPGAWLFGLLLFLWQVPHFLALAWLYREDYARGGFRMLPVVDPGGQLTGALSTLYSLALVPLGLAFAMAGLAGAPSAAGFAALGLVLVLLSLRLWRRLDLRSARQLFLASVIVLPLALILLVSDGGRHAGHRGPSAQSLRAELAGEPAPAVATATPGAR; from the coding sequence ATGGCCCACTCGTCCACGACACCTCGCCCCCTCGACGCGCTGCGCGCGCGCCTCGGGCTCTACGCCGCCCTCAGCAAGGCGCGGCTGAGCACGCTGGTGCTCGCCACCACGGCGGCGGCCTATCTGCTCGCGCGGCGGGGGCCGCTCGACCTGCCCGAACTCGCCGCCACGCTGCTCGGCACCTTGCTCTGCGCCTTCAGCGCGAACGCCTTCAACCAGGTCTGGGAGCGTCGCCGCGACGCGCGCATGGAGCGCACGAAGCTGCGCCCCCTGCCCAGCGGACGGCTCGGCGTGGGCCACGCGGCGACCGTCGCGACGCTTCAGCTCGTGCTGGGTCAGGCGCTGCTGCTCGGCGGCACCAATCCGCTGACCGCGGGGCTCGCGCTGAGCACGGTGCTGCTCTACGTGCTCGTCTACACGCCGCTCAAGCCCCGCAGCACCCTGAACACGCTCGTGGGCGCGATCTGCGGCGCGCTGCCGCCGGTGCTGGGCTGGACGGCCGCCACCGGCCGCCTCGCCCCCGGGGCCTGGCTCTTCGGACTGCTGCTCTTTCTGTGGCAGGTGCCCCACTTCCTGGCGCTGGCCTGGCTCTACCGCGAGGACTACGCGCGCGGAGGCTTTCGCATGCTGCCCGTGGTCGACCCGGGCGGCCAGTTGACAGGGGCGCTGTCCACGCTCTACAGCCTGGCGCTGGTGCCGCTGGGCCTGGCCTTCGCCATGGCGGGACTGGCCGGCGCGCCCTCGGCCGCAGGCTTCGCCGCGCTGGGCCTCGTGCTGGTGCTCCTCAGCCTTCGTCTGTGGCGGCGGCTCGATCTGCGCAGCGCCCGGCAGCTGTTCCTGGCCAGCGTCATCGTGCTGCCCCTGGCGCTCATCCTCCTGGTGAGCGACGGGGGACGTCACGCGGGTCACCGCGGGCCGAGCGCGCAGTCCCTTCGCGCCGAGCTCGCCGGCGAACCCGCGCCGGCCGTGGCGACCGCGACGCCCGGCGCGCGATGA
- a CDS encoding COX15/CtaA family protein has protein sequence MATLSAYPPLAGESRGQWLALGFGTSAAMWALAYLSRLFASALPPWLLFVLFIVCLLGGGALAGRYGTRGVAGGARVGALASLLNLLILGSVLGGDVPGELRRAAVFWVPGSILLGVLLAACGAWLAMRKRTPEPFSSSAAPPALGWNSAFAAVAAATTLMLLGAGGLVTSEEAGLAVVDWPNSYGFNMFLYPLSRMTGGIFYEHAHRLLGSLVGLTTLVLALQLQFSERRRWLRALGWVALLMVVLQGLLGGLRVTGRFTMSQSPTDMAPSLDLAVVHGILGQLFFGLLLALTAFSSRLWVSGRLPEPRPTASTDRQLTAVLVLAVFVQLVLGAMLRHMARGMLWHVSFAMVLALLALAVGARHWGLYRDLPLLRPLGRTLTILVGVQLLLGTGALAAVNGTPDPGDLPWWEVALTTLHQLTGATILGLSVLLSLWSRRLLAPEPEQAS, from the coding sequence ATGGCCACCCTCTCCGCCTATCCACCCCTCGCCGGCGAGTCCCGCGGCCAGTGGCTCGCGCTCGGCTTCGGCACCAGCGCGGCCATGTGGGCCCTCGCCTACCTGAGCCGGCTCTTCGCCTCGGCGCTGCCGCCCTGGCTGCTCTTCGTCCTGTTCATCGTCTGTCTGCTGGGCGGCGGCGCCCTCGCCGGGCGCTACGGGACGCGCGGCGTCGCCGGGGGCGCGCGGGTGGGCGCGCTGGCGTCCCTGCTCAATCTGCTGATCCTGGGGAGCGTCCTCGGCGGCGACGTGCCCGGCGAACTGCGCCGCGCGGCCGTCTTCTGGGTGCCGGGGTCGATCCTGCTGGGCGTGCTCCTGGCCGCCTGCGGCGCCTGGCTGGCGATGCGCAAGCGCACGCCGGAGCCGTTCTCGTCGAGCGCGGCGCCGCCCGCGCTGGGCTGGAACTCGGCCTTCGCCGCCGTGGCCGCGGCGACGACCCTGATGCTCCTGGGGGCCGGCGGTCTCGTCACCAGCGAGGAGGCGGGCCTCGCGGTGGTCGACTGGCCCAACAGCTACGGCTTCAACATGTTCCTCTACCCGCTCTCGCGCATGACGGGCGGCATCTTCTACGAGCACGCGCACCGGCTGCTCGGCTCGTTGGTGGGACTCACCACCCTCGTGCTGGCGCTGCAGCTGCAGTTCTCGGAGCGGCGGCGCTGGCTGCGGGCGCTGGGCTGGGTGGCGCTGCTGATGGTCGTCCTGCAGGGACTGCTGGGCGGCCTGCGCGTGACCGGGCGCTTCACGATGAGCCAGTCTCCGACCGACATGGCGCCCAGCCTCGATCTGGCCGTGGTCCACGGCATCCTGGGTCAGCTCTTCTTCGGGCTTCTGCTCGCGCTCACCGCCTTCAGCAGCCGGCTCTGGGTGTCGGGCCGCCTGCCCGAGCCGCGGCCCACCGCGTCCACCGACCGCCAGCTCACGGCGGTCCTGGTGCTGGCCGTCTTCGTCCAGCTGGTGCTGGGCGCGATGCTGCGGCACATGGCGCGGGGGATGCTCTGGCACGTTAGCTTCGCCATGGTGCTGGCGCTGCTGGCCCTCGCGGTGGGGGCGCGCCACTGGGGGCTCTACCGGGACCTGCCCCTGCTCAGGCCTCTCGGACGGACGCTGACCATCCTCGTCGGCGTGCAGCTGCTCCTCGGCACCGGCGCGCTGGCCGCGGTGAACGGAACGCCGGATCCCGGCGACCTGCCCTGGTGGGAGGTCGCGCTGACGACCCTGCACCAGCTCACCGGCGCGACCATCCTCGGGCTGTCGGTGCTGCTGAGTCTCTGGAGCCGACGCCTGCTGGCGCCGGAGCCGGAGCAGGCGAGCTAG
- a CDS encoding DUF4230 domain-containing protein, with protein MDTLLFGLVAGVLLAVIAMLALRRRRGGSGPHITASSSVEAFKSVGELVVLKVFTKQIVTSRDHLFGDWGEKWLAWLLSSKQTAMVFEFVVDFRYDLRHPAFAVAPVGDGGLSFTLPPPAYEIQMKDMQFYDERGAALVPLLLPDWIGRVFGGKFSEKEKNQLIKAARDEAEGLAKQLVDSMRHEVQKSAEATLSSMARGMGFAETRFLFGDAEPVRLAIDLSSIEASASRALAGLG; from the coding sequence ATGGACACGCTGCTCTTCGGTCTCGTGGCGGGCGTTCTGCTCGCCGTCATCGCCATGCTGGCCCTCAGGCGACGCCGCGGCGGCTCGGGCCCCCACATCACGGCCAGCAGCTCGGTGGAGGCCTTCAAGAGCGTCGGCGAGCTCGTGGTGCTGAAGGTGTTCACGAAGCAGATCGTCACCAGCCGCGACCACCTCTTCGGCGACTGGGGCGAGAAATGGCTCGCCTGGCTGCTCAGTTCCAAGCAGACCGCCATGGTCTTCGAGTTCGTGGTGGACTTCCGCTACGACCTGCGCCATCCGGCCTTCGCCGTGGCGCCCGTGGGCGACGGCGGGCTCAGCTTCACGCTGCCGCCGCCGGCCTACGAGATCCAGATGAAGGACATGCAGTTCTACGACGAGCGCGGCGCCGCCCTCGTCCCCCTGCTGCTGCCGGACTGGATCGGCCGCGTCTTCGGCGGCAAGTTCTCGGAGAAGGAAAAGAACCAGCTCATCAAGGCCGCGCGCGACGAGGCCGAGGGCCTGGCCAAGCAGCTCGTGGACAGCATGCGCCACGAGGTGCAGAAGAGCGCCGAGGCCACGCTGAGCTCCATGGCACGGGGCATGGGCTTCGCCGAGACGCGCTTCCTCTTCGGCGACGCCGAGCCGGTGCGGCTGGCCATCGACCTCTCCAGCATCGAGGCCAGCGCCAGCCGCGCGCTCGCCGGCCTGGGCTAG
- a CDS encoding DUF1003 domain-containing protein: MKRTARELSEPLLHRGFDSLGPSEQRVLRRIAERLHISRNVRAEQEASLTLGQRLADRIAAFGGSWTFILFFLGVLLVWIVANSLLLLRHGRAFDPYPYILLNLVLSMLAALQAPVIMMSQNRQAAKDRLDAAHDYEVNLKAELEIMALHQKLDALTALLAAREPGAATEEP, from the coding sequence ATGAAACGAACCGCGCGGGAGCTGTCGGAGCCGCTGCTGCACAGGGGCTTCGACTCCCTGGGTCCCTCCGAGCAGCGGGTGCTGCGCCGGATCGCCGAGCGCCTGCACATCTCGAGGAACGTGCGCGCGGAGCAGGAGGCGTCGCTCACCCTGGGCCAGCGCCTGGCCGACCGCATCGCGGCCTTCGGCGGCTCGTGGACCTTCATCCTGTTCTTCCTCGGCGTGCTGCTGGTCTGGATCGTGGCGAACTCCCTGCTGCTCCTGCGCCACGGCCGCGCCTTCGACCCCTATCCCTACATCCTGCTCAACCTGGTGCTGTCCATGCTGGCGGCCCTGCAGGCGCCGGTGATCATGATGTCCCAGAATCGCCAGGCGGCGAAGGACCGGCTCGACGCCGCCCACGACTACGAGGTGAACCTCAAGGCCGAGCTGGAGATCATGGCGCTGCACCAGAAGCTGGACGCCCTGACCGCCCTGCTCGCCGCGCGCGAGCCGGGCGCGGCGACGGAGGAGCCATGA